Part of the Pedobacter roseus genome is shown below.
ATTGAAGGTGGTGTTAAAAGCAACCTGTTTAATGGTAAACTAACCGGATCGGTATCTTACTATTATATCAAAGTTAAAGACATGGTTAGGGGTTACAACGGAGATCCATCAAACCCAAATGCGCAGATCCAGGATGGTAACAAAATCAGTAAAGGTATAGAAGCAGAAATTGTTGCTAACCCTGTTAACGGATTAAACATTATTGCTGGTTTTGCTTATAACGATAACCACTTGCAAAATGCTTCTGCAGATGTTGAAGGAAGACGTGATGCTTATTCGGCTTCGCCTTACTCTGCAAACTTATGGATCAGTTACAAATTTGCTGCAGGTTCGTTAAGAGGTTTTGGTTTAGGTGCCGGTGGTAACTACGCCAGCGATAACAGAATTGTAAATAACTTAATCATCACGCCAACGTCTACCACTGAAAATGTATTTATCCTACCAGCTTACAAAGTGTTCAATGCATCAGTATTTTATGATCATCCAAAATTCAGGATCGGTGCAAAAGCAGACAACTTTACCAACCAAAAATACTGGACAGGTTACAGCACCATGAATCCTCAAGATTTAAGAACTTTCACTGGAAGCGTTACCTACAAATTCTAATAAAAATCCCTATCAATATTAAAATGAATCAAATTAAAACCATTGGCTTAACGTTCTTACTCTCTCTTTTTAGTTTATTTTCTTTTGCTCAACAATTTGGAACGATAAAGGGTAAAGTATCTACCTCTAATGGAAAACCTGCAGCTTTTATCTCGATCGGATTAAAAGGAAAAGGTTTAGGAACAACATCTGATGAAAATGGTTTATACACCATCAACAGGGTTAAAGCTGGCACCTACACCATAAAAGCATCGGCTGTGGGGATTGATCCATCAGAAAAAAGCATCACCATTACTGCCGGTCAAAACCTTGTGGTAGATTTTACATTGAAAGAAAACGATCAGGTACTGGAAGAAGTTACTGTGGCGGGTAAAAACAGCCGTTATAAAATCAGTCTTCCTTCGGCTTCGTTAAGGTTGAATGAGCCATTGCTGGAAGCGCCTCAAAATATACAGACCGTTAGCGATCAGGTAATCAAAGATCAGCAGATCATCAGCATGAGCGATGGCCTGATCAGAAATGTAAGTGGTGCTGTACGTTTGGAACACTGGGGCGATATGTACACCAACATTACCATGCGCGGTTCGCAGATTCAGGCCATGCGCAACGGTTTTAATGTGGTATCTTCTTACTGGGGGCCACTAACTGAAGACATGAGCATTGTAGACCATATCGAGTTTGTAAAAGGACCTGCAGGTTTTATGCTGGGCAACGGCGATCCGAGCGGCATGTACAATGTGGTAACCAAAAAGCCTACGGGATTTAACAAAGGCGAGGTTTCTTTTACCCTGGGAAGTTATGATCTTTACAGAACAACTGTTGATTTCGATCGTAAACTTACTGCCGATGGCAAATTATTGTTCCGTTTAAATGCCGCAATGCAAAGCAAAGGATCTTTTAGGCCTTATGAAAAAAACGACAGGTATACCTTTGCACCAGTACTAAGTTACCAGATATCAGACCGCACCAAATTCACAGCCGAATATACCTTGCAGAATGCAAAAATGACTGAGGTGGGTTCTTATTATATCTTTTCGCCTGCAGGTTATGCCACTTATCCAAGGGAGTTAACCATGACCCAACCCGGGCTTCCACCAACGAGAATGAACGATCATAGCTTATTCTTAAACTTACAGCATAATTTTAGCGATAACTGGAAATTAACGGCACAGGCGGCATATTTTAAATACCTGCAAAATGGATACAGTTCGTGGCCATCGGCTGTAAATGCAAATGGTACTTTAATCAGAAATGTAGGGATCTGGGATGCAGAGAGCAGCATGAAACTGGCACAGTTATTCATCAATGGCCAGGCCAAAACTTTCGGCATTAACCACCGCATTTTAGCCGGTTTTGATGGAGGAAAGAAAAACTATATGGCAGATTGGGGCCAATCGCACGATTTGGATCTTCCAACTTCTCCTTTTAACCCTAATAATCCTGATTATAGCTTCCCAACCAATGGATTTCCAGACTTCGACCGCGCCACGCCACTAGCGCAGAGGGCTGTTGCAGCCGGAGGTTTAATGGATTCTAAATACCTGAGCGGTTATATCCAGGATGAACTGGGCTTTTTCAATAACATTGTGCGTTTAACATTGGCAGGCCGTTATACTTACGTAAGTCAGTCGGCATGGGGCGGCGCACCAGATAAGGCTAAACACATTACCCCAAGGGTTGGTTTAAGCGTATCGGTTGATAAAAGCATGTCAGTTTACGCAGTTTACGATGAAGCTTTTACCCCTCAATCGGGCTTATTGCGCAGCGGTGCCACACCGAAACCCATTACCGGAAACAACAAGGAAATTGGCATTAAAAAAGACTGGTTTGGCGGCCGTTGGAACACTACCCTATCGGCTTACAGGATAACCAAACAGAACGAACTGACCACAGATCCAAATAATGCTTTTATTCAGGATCCGAATTTCCCTAACGACCCTACAAAACAGATTAAAGAAAACTTTAGCGTTGTTTTGGGCGAAAAAAGAGCACAGGGTATCGAATTCGATTTAAGGGGTAAAATTGTAGAAGGTTTAACCCTGATTGCCAATTACGCCTATACCGACGCCAAAGTAACCAAAGTAACGCCTGGTGTAGCAGGTATAAATGTTGGCGATATTATTCCAGGTTTTGCCAAACACGTATCAAATGCCTGGTTAACCTATACGCTGCAGAACGGTGCACTTAAAGGTTCTGGTATTTCGGCAGGTTTTACCCACCTGGCCGGACGTGCAACGGACACCTGGAGTGTTGGTTTACAGAAACTGCCTAATTATTTTAAACTGGATGGGGGCATATTTTACGAACAGCCGAAGTTTAAAATAACAGCCAACGCATTTAACATTTTGGATAAGTACCTGTTTAGCGGATCTTATTACCAGTATTTAAACGCCTACTACTACCAGGCAGAAGCACCAAGAAACTATAGATTAAGCATTGCTTACAAATTTTAATTAACCCCATCAGGAGCAACTGGATCAGATCAGCTGCTCCTGATTAAAATCAGAAAACATGAAAACTAAAATCTCATTATTAGCATTATTCCTTGCCTTTAGCATCTCGAATGTATTTGCACATGCTTTATGGATAGAAACATCGGCAACAGGCAAAAAAGGACAGCCACAGGATGTAAAGGTATTTTTTGGAGAATACGAAAGCAACGAGCCGGATACCGCAGCAAAATGGTTCAGCAACCTGAAAGATTTCAAATTGGTTTTAACGGCACCTAACGGCACTACCAAAGTTTTAACAACTTCGCCGGATGTACTTTTTTACAAAGCCAGTTTTACGCCAGATCAGGACGGAACTTATAAAATTTCTGTGGTACATGAGGTAGCTGCAGTTTACGAGAAAGCAAAAATCGAATATTATGCATTTGCCGATGTTGCTGTTGGTAACTTAAAAATAAACAAGACTTTTCCTGCCGGTGCGGCTTTAACCATCAGACCAGATAAACACACTTTAAAAGTTGGCGAAACGGCAATTCATGAGGTTATTTATAACAAAACACCTTTCGCAAACCAAAAATTAACAGTTGTTGGTCCTGATAAAAAAGGCCAGCCCACCGAAACTGATGCACAGGGTAAATTTACCTTCAAACCAGCTACAAAAGGAAATTACTTTCTTGAAGCCTTTACCGAAGATAAAACACCAGGCAAATTAAACGGACAGGATTACGAAAAAACCTGGCATCTGGTAACTTACACTACCGAAGTTAAATAACCGGATTAACTCAAAATTTTCAACCAATTGGCCGCAAAAACGGTTAATTGGTTCTTTTATTAAATAAAGCTTAATGTCGCCAACAAAACCTTTACAGAAAAAAACAAAGA
Proteins encoded:
- a CDS encoding TonB-dependent receptor, encoding MNQIKTIGLTFLLSLFSLFSFAQQFGTIKGKVSTSNGKPAAFISIGLKGKGLGTTSDENGLYTINRVKAGTYTIKASAVGIDPSEKSITITAGQNLVVDFTLKENDQVLEEVTVAGKNSRYKISLPSASLRLNEPLLEAPQNIQTVSDQVIKDQQIISMSDGLIRNVSGAVRLEHWGDMYTNITMRGSQIQAMRNGFNVVSSYWGPLTEDMSIVDHIEFVKGPAGFMLGNGDPSGMYNVVTKKPTGFNKGEVSFTLGSYDLYRTTVDFDRKLTADGKLLFRLNAAMQSKGSFRPYEKNDRYTFAPVLSYQISDRTKFTAEYTLQNAKMTEVGSYYIFSPAGYATYPRELTMTQPGLPPTRMNDHSLFLNLQHNFSDNWKLTAQAAYFKYLQNGYSSWPSAVNANGTLIRNVGIWDAESSMKLAQLFINGQAKTFGINHRILAGFDGGKKNYMADWGQSHDLDLPTSPFNPNNPDYSFPTNGFPDFDRATPLAQRAVAAGGLMDSKYLSGYIQDELGFFNNIVRLTLAGRYTYVSQSAWGGAPDKAKHITPRVGLSVSVDKSMSVYAVYDEAFTPQSGLLRSGATPKPITGNNKEIGIKKDWFGGRWNTTLSAYRITKQNELTTDPNNAFIQDPNFPNDPTKQIKENFSVVLGEKRAQGIEFDLRGKIVEGLTLIANYAYTDAKVTKVTPGVAGINVGDIIPGFAKHVSNAWLTYTLQNGALKGSGISAGFTHLAGRATDTWSVGLQKLPNYFKLDGGIFYEQPKFKITANAFNILDKYLFSGSYYQYLNAYYYQAEAPRNYRLSIAYKF
- a CDS encoding DUF4198 domain-containing protein, producing MKTKISLLALFLAFSISNVFAHALWIETSATGKKGQPQDVKVFFGEYESNEPDTAAKWFSNLKDFKLVLTAPNGTTKVLTTSPDVLFYKASFTPDQDGTYKISVVHEVAAVYEKAKIEYYAFADVAVGNLKINKTFPAGAALTIRPDKHTLKVGETAIHEVIYNKTPFANQKLTVVGPDKKGQPTETDAQGKFTFKPATKGNYFLEAFTEDKTPGKLNGQDYEKTWHLVTYTTEVK